A genomic region of Catalinimonas niigatensis contains the following coding sequences:
- a CDS encoding M48 family metalloprotease — protein sequence MNIQFFSFKLAFFALSTVLILGFASCEEDSALFISPDQQIELGRQLDSTIMVSPSEYTVLDATEYPEAYDYLENIFNEILSSDAVRYDNFPWQIRIIEDDETLNAFAAPGGFVYVYTGLIKYLDQEDDLVGVLGHEIAHADLEHSARALERQQGVSILLSVVLGQETARLGQIAAGLAGLQFSRSFETDADEKSVEYLADSPYNCAAARSFFQKLIDEEQAGGTPEFLSTHPNPDNRVENITEKAQEINCDTDPLNPPSYEDFKAMLP from the coding sequence ATGAACATTCAATTTTTTTCTTTCAAACTTGCCTTTTTTGCACTAAGCACTGTTCTTATTTTAGGCTTTGCTTCATGTGAAGAAGATAGCGCCTTATTTATCTCTCCAGACCAGCAGATTGAATTAGGCAGGCAACTGGATTCCACCATCATGGTTAGCCCAAGCGAATATACTGTTTTGGATGCTACAGAGTATCCCGAGGCTTACGATTATCTGGAGAATATCTTTAACGAAATTTTAAGCTCCGATGCAGTACGCTATGATAATTTTCCCTGGCAGATCAGAATTATAGAAGATGATGAAACATTAAATGCATTTGCTGCCCCGGGAGGATTTGTGTACGTCTATACCGGTCTGATCAAATACCTTGATCAGGAAGATGATTTGGTAGGTGTGCTGGGCCATGAAATCGCCCACGCTGACCTGGAGCATTCTGCTCGTGCGCTGGAAAGACAGCAGGGAGTTAGCATACTTCTTAGTGTTGTATTAGGCCAGGAAACAGCCCGATTAGGTCAGATCGCTGCGGGCTTAGCAGGATTACAATTTAGTAGAAGTTTTGAAACGGATGCAGATGAGAAATCGGTAGAATATCTAGCCGATAGCCCTTACAATTGTGCTGCTGCCCGTTCATTCTTCCAAAAACTCATTGACGAAGAGCAGGCAGGAGGGACGCCTGAGTTCCTGAGTACGCACCCTAATCCGGATAATAGAGTAGAAAATATCACAGAAAAGGCCCAGGAAATAAATTGCGATACTGATCCGCTCAATCCTC
- a CDS encoding bifunctional riboflavin kinase/FAD synthetase — MKVHDGSTSFAQPRLAVVTSGTFDGVHVGHQKILGRLCEIARERGGETVVVTFWPHPRLVLYPEDNSLKLLSTFEEKVKRFEELGIDHVVRIPFTKEFSQLSSDAFIRKVLVEKIDTKYLVIGYDHHFGKNREGSFEYLTENAGRYGFQVEEIPRQDIDHVGVSSTKIRHALEEGDIFTANDYLGQAYQLSGKVVQGDQLGRSWGFPTANLVIAERYKLIPKDGIYACRVQWKDQRYEGMMYIGFRPTLNGIQRNIEVNIFDFDQQIYGDMLVVEFIGQIRGDMKYENTELLRAQLAIDRQDALKILAGYR, encoded by the coding sequence ATGAAAGTACACGATGGAAGCACTTCTTTTGCGCAGCCCAGGCTCGCTGTAGTGACCAGCGGTACTTTTGATGGAGTGCATGTAGGCCATCAGAAGATTCTGGGGCGCTTGTGTGAGATAGCACGTGAAAGAGGAGGAGAGACAGTAGTTGTTACTTTCTGGCCGCATCCACGGCTAGTGTTATATCCTGAAGATAATTCTCTCAAGCTGTTGTCAACCTTTGAAGAAAAGGTAAAGCGGTTTGAAGAACTGGGCATTGACCATGTCGTACGCATTCCATTTACCAAAGAATTTTCCCAGTTGAGTTCCGATGCATTTATCCGCAAAGTACTGGTAGAAAAGATTGACACCAAATACCTGGTCATAGGGTATGACCACCATTTTGGCAAGAATCGCGAAGGTAGTTTTGAGTACCTGACAGAAAATGCTGGTAGATATGGCTTTCAGGTTGAAGAAATTCCCCGGCAGGATATAGACCATGTAGGCGTTAGTTCTACCAAAATCAGGCATGCTTTGGAAGAAGGTGATATTTTTACTGCCAACGACTATCTCGGACAAGCGTATCAGCTATCAGGCAAGGTAGTGCAGGGTGATCAATTGGGACGAAGCTGGGGCTTTCCTACTGCCAATCTGGTCATTGCAGAACGCTACAAACTTATTCCCAAAGATGGTATCTATGCCTGTAGGGTACAGTGGAAAGATCAGCGTTATGAGGGAATGATGTATATCGGTTTTAGGCCTACCCTCAATGGAATCCAGCGTAACATTGAGGTGAATATCTTTGACTTTGACCAGCAGATTTACGGAGACATGCTCGTTGTAGAATTTATCGGTCAGATTCGTGGTGATATGAAGTACGAAAATACTGAATTGCTCAGAGCACAATTGGCAATTGACCGTCAGGATGCGCTCAAAATTCTGGCAGGCTATAGATAG
- a CDS encoding SDR family oxidoreductase: MIQKVLFVGATGMLGRPVALELHKAGYQLRALVRNVEKARKLLPQDIELVEGNLQNDKSIQKAIQGMDAVYLSLSVSQEEKKKDFHAEKDGLRKVIVAARQENIRRIALLSSLVQEYTTDWWVFEIKRDAIRQLKESRIPFSIFYPSNFMESIPGQFMAGNRLLIIGKPRHKLWWIAAHDYGKQVARALQIDEGNHHYIVQGPEALSQEEALEQFAQNLPDKDFKITKLPIGLLKFLGIFSTKAAYGANILESINNYPETFRAEETWQRLGKPETTFRQFAQQLSLD, encoded by the coding sequence ATGATCCAGAAAGTCCTCTTTGTCGGTGCTACAGGCATGTTGGGCCGACCGGTAGCCTTGGAGTTGCACAAAGCAGGTTATCAACTCAGAGCTTTAGTACGCAATGTGGAAAAAGCAAGAAAACTTCTTCCTCAGGATATTGAGCTCGTAGAGGGTAATTTACAAAATGACAAAAGCATCCAAAAAGCTATTCAAGGAATGGATGCGGTCTATCTTAGTCTGTCCGTAAGCCAGGAGGAAAAGAAAAAAGATTTTCATGCAGAAAAAGATGGACTGCGCAAGGTGATTGTAGCTGCCAGGCAGGAAAATATCCGGCGCATCGCACTTTTATCTTCTCTGGTACAGGAATATACCACGGATTGGTGGGTTTTTGAGATCAAACGGGATGCCATCCGACAGCTCAAAGAATCTCGCATACCATTTAGTATTTTTTATCCTTCCAATTTTATGGAGTCTATTCCCGGGCAGTTTATGGCGGGCAATCGCCTGCTGATTATCGGTAAGCCCCGGCATAAACTCTGGTGGATTGCCGCCCATGATTATGGTAAGCAGGTAGCCAGAGCGCTTCAGATAGACGAAGGCAACCATCATTATATAGTACAGGGACCAGAAGCCCTCAGCCAGGAGGAAGCTCTAGAACAGTTTGCCCAAAACTTGCCGGATAAAGATTTCAAAATTACAAAGCTACCCATAGGACTATTGAAGTTTCTCGGTATCTTTTCCACAAAAGCAGCCTATGGGGCAAATATTCTGGAAAGCATCAATAACTATCCCGAAACTTTCCGTGCTGAGGAAACCTGGCAACGTCTGGGAAAACCTGAGACTACGTTTCGTCAGTTTGCCCAACAGCTTTCGTTAGATTGA
- the truB gene encoding tRNA pseudouridine(55) synthase TruB: protein MPEPYSLFNKEDYDFQKGEVILIDKPLEWTSFDVVNKLRYQIKLKKIGHAGTLDPLASGLLILCTGKMTKRIEQFQSEEKEYEGTLVLGKTTPSIDLETDFDSETPYAHLKPEDLEQVRRQFVGEIKQKPPIYSAIKVDGERLYKKARKGKEAIIREREVNILAFELTRIALPEVDFRIVCSKGTYIRSIVSDFGKALNVGAYLARLRRTRNGDFHVRDAYQIDEFVEIVKQDGL, encoded by the coding sequence ATGCCGGAACCTTATTCATTGTTCAATAAAGAAGATTACGATTTTCAGAAGGGTGAAGTCATCCTGATTGACAAGCCCTTGGAATGGACTTCTTTTGACGTAGTGAATAAGCTCCGCTACCAGATCAAACTCAAGAAAATCGGCCATGCCGGTACGTTGGACCCTCTGGCGTCCGGACTGCTTATTCTTTGCACCGGCAAAATGACAAAGCGAATAGAGCAGTTTCAGTCGGAGGAAAAAGAATATGAAGGTACTTTGGTACTGGGAAAAACGACTCCATCCATTGATCTGGAAACTGATTTTGATAGCGAAACCCCCTATGCGCATCTTAAGCCAGAAGATCTGGAACAGGTCCGTCGTCAGTTTGTAGGTGAAATCAAGCAGAAGCCTCCTATTTATTCTGCCATCAAAGTAGATGGGGAAAGGCTTTACAAAAAAGCACGTAAAGGTAAAGAAGCGATAATCAGAGAACGTGAGGTAAATATCCTAGCGTTTGAACTTACCCGTATAGCACTGCCCGAGGTAGATTTTCGTATTGTTTGTTCCAAAGGTACTTACATCCGCAGTATTGTCAGTGATTTTGGCAAAGCCCTGAATGTGGGGGCCTATCTGGCACGTTTGAGGCGTACCCGTAATGGTGATTTCCATGTCAGGGATGCTTACCAAATTGATGAGTTTGTAGAGATTGTTAAACAAGATGGATTATGA
- a CDS encoding DUF6702 family protein: MILVHIITSLLLSFHPFHVSVMSIHHAADENTLQITLKIFADDLEEALNDEQFKTPDQAFVDVLNPKDPQGLDKYVQKYLKKHITIEVNGKEAKTAYLGKETEDMAMWCYFEVSGVEKVESIQVKSSILTEIFEDQINIVHINYGGAIKSMKLAGNNLVNEVIF, translated from the coding sequence ATGATTCTAGTACATATCATCACGAGTTTACTGCTCAGTTTCCATCCTTTCCATGTCAGTGTGATGAGCATTCACCACGCTGCTGATGAAAATACGCTGCAAATTACCCTAAAGATTTTTGCCGATGATCTGGAAGAAGCGCTGAATGATGAGCAGTTTAAGACACCTGATCAAGCTTTCGTAGATGTGCTCAATCCCAAAGATCCGCAAGGACTTGATAAGTATGTGCAAAAATATTTGAAGAAGCATATAACCATTGAAGTGAACGGAAAAGAGGCGAAGACAGCTTATTTAGGTAAGGAAACCGAAGATATGGCAATGTGGTGTTATTTTGAGGTCAGTGGAGTAGAAAAGGTAGAAAGTATTCAGGTAAAGAGCTCTATCCTGACAGAAATTTTTGAAGACCAGATAAATATTGTGCATATCAACTATGGAGGTGCGATTAAAAGCATGAAACTTGCTGGGAACAATTTAGTTAATGAAGTTATATTTTAA
- a CDS encoding undecaprenyl-diphosphate phosphatase, with amino-acid sequence MSIIEAIILGIVQGLTEFLPVSSSGHIELGTVLLGVQSKDNLLFSVVVHCATALSTIVVFRKDIAQLIMGLFKFQWNDEVEYISKIILSMVPVGLVGVFYKDQVEAFFGGDVLLVGFMLLLTATLLAMTYYARKQGGKVTYPKAFIIGMAQAIAILPGISRSGATIATALLIGIEKERAARFSFLMVLIPILGASLLELKDYLEAPAVAGGISGIALLLGFIAAFTAGLLACQWMISIVKKGKLIYFAIYCFIVGIIAIVTALT; translated from the coding sequence ATGTCTATCATTGAAGCCATTATTTTAGGAATTGTCCAGGGACTTACAGAGTTTTTACCAGTAAGCAGTAGCGGACATATTGAATTAGGAACGGTACTGCTGGGTGTGCAGAGTAAAGATAACCTACTGTTTTCGGTAGTAGTGCATTGCGCCACGGCCCTGAGTACCATCGTTGTTTTTCGCAAAGACATTGCCCAACTCATAATGGGCTTGTTTAAATTTCAGTGGAACGATGAAGTGGAGTATATCTCCAAAATAATCCTGTCTATGGTTCCTGTAGGATTGGTTGGGGTTTTCTACAAAGATCAGGTAGAAGCATTTTTTGGAGGGGATGTATTGCTGGTAGGCTTTATGTTACTGCTTACTGCTACTTTACTGGCCATGACCTACTATGCCAGAAAGCAAGGGGGCAAGGTTACTTATCCTAAAGCATTTATTATAGGTATGGCACAGGCCATTGCTATCCTTCCCGGAATCTCTCGTTCGGGTGCTACCATCGCTACTGCTTTACTGATAGGTATAGAAAAAGAACGTGCTGCCCGTTTTTCTTTTTTGATGGTACTGATCCCCATTCTTGGTGCATCACTACTAGAGCTGAAAGATTATCTGGAAGCACCGGCAGTGGCGGGAGGTATTTCAGGTATAGCATTACTACTGGGCTTTATCGCTGCCTTTACTGCAGGCCTGCTGGCCTGCCAGTGGATGATCTCTATTGTCAAAAAAGGTAAACTTATTTATTTCGCTATCTATTGTTTTATTGTAGGCATCATTGCCATCGTTACTGCCTTGACCTAA
- a CDS encoding DUF3098 domain-containing protein → MADQDQLPFGKKNYILMLVGVGILILGFTLMSLDSADYGFGTLGLTIGPITVMIGFVVEFFAILSKPE, encoded by the coding sequence ATGGCAGATCAAGATCAACTTCCTTTTGGTAAAAAAAATTATATCCTGATGCTGGTAGGGGTCGGAATTCTGATTCTGGGCTTTACCCTCATGTCGCTGGATAGTGCAGACTATGGATTTGGTACTTTAGGTTTAACTATCGGGCCAATCACAGTGATGATAGGTTTTGTGGTAGAATTCTTTGCTATTTTATCAAAACCTGAATGA